In Nomascus leucogenys isolate Asia chromosome 6, Asia_NLE_v1, whole genome shotgun sequence, one DNA window encodes the following:
- the LOC100586622 gene encoding cytochrome P450 1A2 yields MALSQSVPFSATELLLASAIFCLVFWVLKGSRPRVPKGLKSPPEPWGWPLLGHVLTLRKNPHLALSKMSQRYGDVLQIRIGSTPVLVLSGLDTIRQALVRQGDDFKGRPDLYSSTFITDGHSMSFSPDSGPVWAARRRLAQNALNAFSIASDPASSSSCYLEEHVSKEAEALISRLQELMAGPGHFDPYNQVVVSVANVIGAMCFGQHFPESSDEMLSLVKNTHEFVEVASSGNPVDFFPILRYLPNPALQRFKAFNQRFLRFLQKTVQEHYQDFDKNSVQDITGALFKYSKKGPRASGDLIPQEKIVNLVNDIFGAGFDTVTTAISWSLMYLVTKPEIQRKIQKELDTVIGRGRRPRLSDRPQLPYLEAFILETFRHSSFLPFTIPHSTTRDTTLNGFYIPKECCVFVNQWQVNHDPELWEDPSEFRPERFLTADGTAIYKPLSEKMMLFGMGKRRCIGEVLAKWEVFLFLAILLQQLEFSVPPGVKVDLTPIYGLTMKHARCEHVQARLRFSIK; encoded by the exons ATGGCATTGTCCCAGTCTGTTCCCTTCTCGGCCACAGAGCTTCTCCTGGCCTCTGCCATCTTCTGCCTGGTATTCTGGGTGCTCAAGGGTTCGAGGCCTCGGGTCCCCAAAGGCCTGAAAAGTCCACCAGAGCCATGGGGCTGGCCCTTGCTCGGGCATGTGCTGACCCTGAGGAAGAACCCACACCTGGCACTGTCAAAGATGAGCCAGCGCTACGGGGACGTGCTGCAGATCCGCATTGGCTCCACGCCTGTGCTGGTGCTGAGCGGCCTGGACACCATCCGGCAGGCCCTGGTGCGGCAGGGCGACGATTTTAAGGGCCGGCCTGACCTCTACAGCTCCACCTTCATCACTGATGGCCACAGCATGTCCTTCAGCCCAGACTCTGGACCGGTGTGGGCTGCCCGCCGGCGCCTGGCCCAGAACGCCCTCAACGCCTTCTCCATTGCCTCTGACCCAGCCTCCTCATCCTCCTGCTACCTGGAAGAGCATGTGagcaaggaggctgaggccctgATCAGCAGGTTGCAGGAGCTGATGGCAGGGCCTGGGCACTTCGACCCTTACAATCAGGTGGTGGTGTCAGTGGCCAACGTCATCGGTGCCATGTGCTTCGGACAGCACTTCCCCGAGAGCAGCGACGAGATGCTCAGCCTCGTGAAGAACACTCATGAGTTCGTGGAGGTTGCCTCCTCCGGGAACCCCGTGGACTTCTTCCCCATCCTTCGCTACCTGCCTAACCCTGCCCTGCAGAGGTTCAAGGCCTTCAACCAGAGGTTCCTGCGGTTCCTGCAGAAAACAGTCCAGGAGCACTATCAGGACTTTGACAAG AACAGTGTCCAGGACATCACGGGTGCCCTGTTCAAGTACAGCAAGAAGGGGCCTAGAGCCAGCGGCGACCTCATCCCCCAGGAGAAGATTGTCAACCTTGTCAATGACATCTTTGGAGCAG GATTTGACACAGTCACAACAGCCATCTCCTGGAGCCTCATGTACCTTGTGACCAAGCCTGAGATACAGAGGAAGATCCAGAAGGAGCTGG ACACTGTGATTGGCAGGGGGCGGCGGCCCCGGCTCTCTGACAGACCCCAGCTGCCCTACTTGGAGGCCTTCATCCTGGAGACCTTCCGACACTCCTCCTTCTTGCCCTTCACCATCCCCCACAG caCAACAAGGGACACAACGCTGAATGGCTTCTACATCCCCAAGGAATGCTGTGTCTTCGTAAACCAGTGGCAGGTCAACCATGACCC GGAGCTGTGGGAGGACCCGTCTGAGTTCCGGCCCGAGCGGTTCCTCACCGCAGATGGCACCGCCATTTACAAGCCCTTGAGTGAGAAGATGATGCTGTTTGGCATGGGCAAGCGCCGGTGTATCGGGGAGGTCCTGGCCAAGTGGGAGGTCTTCCTCTTCCTGGCCATCCTGCTACAGCAACTGGAGTTCAGCGTGCCGCCGGGCGTGAAAGTCGACCTGACCCCCATCTACGGGCTGACCATGAAGCACGCCCGCTGTGAACACGTCCAGGCGCGGCTGCGCTTCTCCATCAAGTGA